The following proteins come from a genomic window of Salminus brasiliensis chromosome 15, fSalBra1.hap2, whole genome shotgun sequence:
- the LOC140535562 gene encoding uncharacterized protein, with translation MNIRMPESCINRYRCGTDVAFWLNGSHPQIADGIVSRQACGSYEPGCCSRSVSIRVKACLGNYSVYEFVRPNTCNAAYCADVSSITPVIAPINVNSTPASITTTSITFDPCNVYSVLDNAWRSIYNGYSVYDDTLVEWNGWYRLYLQGKRAQIPELDWCVVSRECGGYTHPVPQDDIVTREIYVSYIDSSSSRQCNLGSRSNPIQVKACPGNYYVYRLIRPTLSLPMPTYCADVNASMPVSTTTTAPISTQPTTILATVEDPCNSYTVLDQPWRATNATRLWICDSKFNWNGWYRLLYYGMNIRMPESCINSVTTDITYDPCNGYSVLDNGWRSVYSGYTGHDDTLVEWNSWYRIYLQGQNAQIIELGLCASYLKCGGYTALYLGGSHPLPQDGIVTREIYEFFVDNQKSAQCISNSRSNPVQVKACPGNYFVYRLVRPALSLPMPTYCAVVFNIPSYDPCSNYTFLNQSWRGTNETGGSYCDSSLNWSGWYRLFYNGISVRMPESCVTHSRCGTEVSLWLNGSHPQLSDGIVTRGVCGNSGSDCCYHRSIPIQVKACPGNYYVYEFVKTSFCNTAYCAVVSPPAPNITVSTECQNNFTSQCGADLFNQIENITAQVLPPEVVTKYLDMVLNTQEKLLKVETTNPEKLVSSGKAVLNKTEKLVSTLVKPTETTYSVSISRNGLDIQVFAVGPKASMKEIPQLSLNSTQMEIDLIQISMNNNDQTRSAAVAFMSYANMGNMLSPNLFNTTNNTVKTMMSTVVSATLPKITNTRLTKPVNFTMKHIEEIEPNATLSCVYWKNTEWVEDGCYLLQTNSSHTVCSSEHLSTFALIMQINPPSGEASDSHLDLLSTVLVAVGLMFLSLTLLTFALCRRKLRVNNTPRINLCISLLLAHLLFLLTQSFLQYIQPDQLLCAVLAGVLHFLFLSAFVWMFIEAVLLFISVKNLTKFRSKQKEILGWKCLIVIGYIIPLVVVGVSVGLFPDGYGSEQCWIKTDRNFVWSFLGPVCFILTINVIIFVVVIFTLRSALARLNSDLSQIKQIKILVFKTLVQSAILGCPWILGFVIDGSKVLEMVFLFLNSQQGTFIFLVYCVLNQEIRQQYRKWMSSCCMFR, from the exons ATGAACATCCGGATGCCAGAGAGCTGCATTAATAGGTACAGATGTGGCACTGATGTTGCATTTTGGCTCAATGGTTCACATCCTCAGATAGCAGATGGAATTGTCTCCCGCCAGGCCTGTGGTAGTTATGAGCCTGGCTGCTGTTCAAGGTCTGTGTCGATTCGAGTCAAAGCGTGCCTAGGAAACTATTCTGTCTATGAGTTTGTCAGGCCAAACACCTGCAATGCAGCTTACTGTGCAG ATgtgagctccatcactccagttATTGCCCCAATCAATGTGAACAGCACTCCAGCATCAA TCACCACTACAAGCATCACTTTTGACCCCTGCAATGTCTACAGTGTTCTTGATAATGCATGGAGATCAATCTACAATGGCTACAGTGTTTATGATGACACCCTTGTTGAATGGAATGGCTGGTATCGGTTGTATCTTCAGGGAAAAAGGGCTCAGATTCCGGAATTGGACTGGTGTGTGGTATCAAGAGAATGTGGAGGCTACACTCATCCAGTACCACAGGACGACATTGTCACCAGAGAAATCTATGTATCCTATATTGACAGCTCTTCCAGTAGACAGTGCAATTTAGGATCAAGATCAAACCCAATTCAAGTTAAAGCCTGCCCAGGAAATTACTATGTCTACAGACTCATCAGACCAACCTTATCACTTCCAATGCCCACATACTGTGCAG ATGTGAATGCCAGCATGCCAGTCTCAACCACAACAACAGCACCCATCAGCACTCAACCAACCACGATCCtag CTACTGTTGAAGATCCCTGCAACAGCTACACTGTTCTAGACCAACCCTGGAGAGCCACTAATGCTACTCGATTGTGGATCTGTGACAGCAAGTTCAACTGGAACGGCTGGTACCGGCTGCTGTATTATGGGATGAACATCCGGATGCCAGAGAGCTGCATTAATAGTG TAACTACAGACATCACTTATGACCCCTGCAATGGCTACAGTGTTCTCGATAATGGATGGAGATCAGTGTACAGTGGCTACACTGGTCATGACGACACCCTTGTTGAATGGAACAGCTGGTATCGGATTTATCTTCAGGGGCAGAATGCTCAGATTATTGAATTGGGTTTGTGTGCATCTTATTTAAAATGTGGAGGTTACACAGCACTTTACCTTGGTGGATCTCATCCACTACCCCAGGATGGCATTGTCACCAGAGAAATCTACGAATTCTTTGTTGACAATCAAAAAAGTGCACAATGCATTTCAAACTCAAGATCAAACCCAGTCCAAGTTAAAGCCTGCCCAGGAAACTACTTTGTCTACAGACTCGTCAGGCCAGCCTTATCACTTCCAATGCCGACATACTGTGCAG TTGTTTTCAACATTCCCAGTTATGACCCCTGCAGTAACTATACTTTTCTGAACCAGTCGTGGAGAGGCACTAATGAGACTGGAGGATCCTACTGTGACAGCTCTTTAAACTGGAGCGGCTGGTACCGACTATTCTATAATGGGATAAGCGTCCGGATGCCAGAGAGCTGCGTCACTCATTCCAGATGTGGCACTGAAGTATCTCTGTGGCTCAATGGTTCTCACCCCCAACTATCAGATGGAATAGTTACTCGTGGAGTCTGTGGGAATTCAGGGAGTGATTGCTGTTACCACAGATCTATCCCAATTCAAGTCAAAGCGTGTCCCGGAAACTATTATGTTTATGAGTTTGTGAAGACAAGCTTCTGCAATACAGCTTACTGTGCag tcGTGTCTCCGCCAGCTCCTAATATCACAGTGTCGACAGAATGCCAG AACAATTTCACCTCACAATGTGGAGCAGATCTGTTTAACCAAATTGAGAACATCACTGCTCAGGTCCTCCCACCAGAA GTTGTAACAAAGTATTTAGACATGGTGCTGAACACCCAGGAGAAGCTCCTTAAAGTTGAAACAACAAATCCTGAGAAACTGGTGTCTAGTGGCAAAGCAGTGTTGAACAAGACTGAGAAACTGGTTTCTACACTGGTGAAGCCAACAGAAACCACCTATTCAGTTAGCATCTCCCGAAATGGCTTAg ATATTCAAGTCTTTGCAGTTGGACCAAAGGCCTCCATGAAAGAAATTCCTCAGCTCAGCCTGAACAGCACTCAGATGGAAATCGACCTCATCCAGATTTCAATGAATAATAATG ATCAAACCA GATCGGCTGCTGTGGCCTTCATGAGCTACGCCAACATGGGTAACATGCTAAGCCCCAACCTCTTCAACACAACTAACAACACAGTGAAAACCATGATGTCCACTGTGGTGTCGGCTACCCTGCCCAAAATCACCAACACACGGCTCACCAAACCGGTCAACTTCACTATGAAACACATTGAA GAAATTGAGCCTAACGCTACACTCTCCTGTGTGTACTGGAAGAACACTGAATGGGTTGAAGATGGTTGTTACCTTCTCCAGACCAACAGCAGTCACACTGTGTGCTCCAGTGAACACCTGTCAACCTTCGCTCTTATCATGCAGATCAATCCACCCTCAGGAGAAGCA AGTGACTCTCACCTGGACCTGCTCAGCACTGTACTTGTGGCAGTGGGGCTGATGTTCCTGAGCTTGACGCTGTTGACCTTTGCCCTTTGTCGGCGAAAACTGAGAGTGAACAACACTCCTCGGATAAACCTGTGTATCAGTCTGCTGCTGGCtcacctcctcttcctcctcacacAGAGCTTCCTACAGTACATCCAGCCTGATCAG ttgtTGTGTGCAGTGCTGGCAGGTGTTCTgcacttcctcttcctctctgcttTTGTGTGGATGTTCATTGAAGctgtgctgctcttcatctcagTGAAGAACCTCACAAAGTTTAGATCCAAGCAGAAGGAGATTCTCGGCTGGAAATGTCTGATCGTGATTGGATACATTATTCCCCTGGTTGTGGTGGGCGTGTCTGTTGGACTGTTTCCTGATGGTTACGGCAGTGAACA ATGCTGGATTAAGACAGACAGGAACTTTGTGTGGAGTTTTCTGGGTCCTGTGTGTTTTATTCTTACG attaatgtGATCATCTTTGTCGTCGTCATCTTCACCCTGAGATCTGCCCTGGCACGACTGAACAGTGACCTTTCCCAGATAAAACAGATAAA aatTCTTGTTTTTAAAACCCTGGTTCAGAGTGCCATCCTCGGTTGCCCCTGGATTCTGGGTTTCGTCATTGATGGCAGTAAGGTGCTGGAGAtggtcttcctcttcctcaACTCCCAGCAGGGCACCTTCATCTTTCTGGTCTACTGTGTCCTCAACCAAGAG ATCAGGCAGCAGTACAGAAAGTGGATGAGTTCCTGTTGCATGTTTAGATGA